In one window of Nicotiana tabacum cultivar K326 chromosome 12, ASM71507v2, whole genome shotgun sequence DNA:
- the LOC107817109 gene encoding D-aminoacyl-tRNA deacylase: protein MVKLVVATTTDPASMGPAKELLAMPGWQSGPTLDQGIRSYSNGDVRLLEHDKGIVEEDDLDQRWENATGQSVDEVIFLSKHTAVSNRPALTIHPIGVPHLKEGDVPPQGGRPGWAAPPNPRMGPWMTLLNKIAESHNLVPEFEITFEATHHGPVTTKPTMFVEIGSTEEYWKRQDAARVVALLVWEGLGLGGGPPVGNWNSASANNKVLLGIGGGHYVPRHMDVIKKDGCWVGQLLSGYSLPMEDPGPSKGKVSTQDIAGTWRDSIRAAYDATKAGFPGGEILAHLDQKSFKGWQKNAITEFLVAQDIKIGKPGDFR from the exons ATGGTGAAGCTAGTGGTGGCAACGACGACGGATCCAGCATCGATGGGCCCAGCAAAGGAGCTGTTAGCTATGCCAGGGTGGCAATCGGGACCCACCTTAGATCAAGGCATCAGAAGTTACAGCAATGGAGATGTCAGGTTGTTAGAACATGACAAAGGCATTGTAGAAGAAGATGATTTGGATCAGCGTTGGGAGAACGCTACTGGTCAGTCTGTCGACGAGGTTATCTTCCTTAGTAAACATACTGCTGTCTCTAACCGCCCCGCTCTCACCATCCATCCTATTG GGGTGCCACATTTGAAAGAGGGGGATGTTCCACCACAAGGAGGGAGGCCAGGGTGGGCGGCACCACCAAATCCAAGGATGGGGCCATGGATGACTCTTTTGAATAAAATTGCTGAGTCTCATAATCTCGTTCCCGAATTTGAA ATTACTTTTGAAGCTACTCATCATGGACCTGTGACAACTAAACCAACAATGTTCGTCGAGATAG GTAGCACTGAGGAGTACTGGAAGCGGCAGGATGCTGCTCGTGTTGTTGCTCTA TTAGTCTGGGAAGGACTTGGACTTGGAGGTGGTCCTCCAGTTGGAAACTGGAACAG TGCATCTGCAAATAACAAAGTCCTTCTAGGGATTGGTGGAGGACATTATGTGCCACGACATATGGATGTGATAAA GAAGGATGGTTGTTGGGTCGGCCAACTTCTCTCTGGTTACTCCTTGCCAATGGAAGATCCTGGTCCATCAAAAGGTAAGGTTAGCACGCAAGATATTGCCGGGACTTGGAGAGACTCAATTAGAGCAGCATATGATGCTACCAAAGCAGGTTTTCCTGGTGGAGAAATTCTGGCACATCTTGATCAGAA GAGTTTCAAGGGATGGCAGAAGAATGCAATTACTGAATTCTTAGTTGCACAGGACATCAAAATTGGAAAGCCTGGTGACTTCCGCTGA